AAGGTCCAGGAGCGGATGAAGCGCACGGTGTGGAACACCGGCGGCTGCACCAGCTGGTACCTCGACGACAGCGGCCGCAACACCACCATCTGGCCCGGTACGACGTCGGAGTTCCGGCGCGCGACCCGGCGGGTGGACCTGGCCGAGTACGAGGTCATCCGGGCGCGCCCCACCGAGTCGCCGGGGGCCGCACCGAGTGCCGAGCGATCCGGCGCGGCCGCGCCGAAGATGGCCGCCGCCGGGCAGAGCGAGGGCGCCGCATGAGCCGGCCCGCCCCCGACGCCCGTGTCACCTCCGGGCCGTACGCCCCGCCCGCTCCCGCCCGCGAACTCACCGTCGTCTCCGCCGACGGCGCCCCGCTGCACGTCGAGGTGCACGGCCCCGAGGACGCGCCGCCCGTCGTCCTCTCCCACGGCTGGACCTGCTCGACCGCCTTCTGGGCCGCGCAGATACGGGACCTCGCCACCGACCACCGGGTGATCGCGTACGACCAGCGGGGGCACGGGCGCAGCCCCGCGAGCCCCGCGTGCACCGCCCAGGCGCTGGCGGACGACCTCGAAGCGGTGCTCGCGCAGACGCTCGCGCTCGGCGAGAAGGCGGTGATCGTCGGCCACTCCATGGGCGGGATGACCGTCATGGCCGCCGCCGCGCGCCCCCGCTTCCGGGAACACGCCGCCGCCGTCCTGCTGTGCAGCACCGGCAGCTCGCGGCTGGTCGCGGAGTCGCGGGTGCTGCCGCTGGGCGCCGGGCGGGTGCGCACCTGGATCACCGGGCGCGTCCTCGGCTCGCGCGCCCCCCTCGGGCCGGTCACGCCGGTCGCCAAACGCATCCTCAAGTACGCCACGATGGGCGCCGGTTCGGCCCCGCACATGGTGGAGGCGTGCGCCCGGATCGTGCACGCCTGCCCGCGCGCCGTACGCCACGCCTGGGCCGCCGTCCTTGAGTCGCTCGATCTCGACCACGGCGTACGGGAGTTGCACACGCCCACCGCGATCGTGCACGGCGCGTCCGACCGGCTCACGCCTCCCGTGCACGCCCACGCGCTGGTCGCCGCGCTGCCGCACTGCGTCGGCCTGACCGAGCTGGCCGGCGTCGGCCACATGACCCCGATCGAGGCCCCCGGCCTGGTGACCGGCCGGATCCGGGAACTCGTCACCACGTACGTCACCGCACACACCACGTCCGAAGCCACGGGGG
This genomic interval from Streptomyces sp. NBC_00557 contains the following:
- a CDS encoding alpha/beta fold hydrolase, whose translation is MSRPAPDARVTSGPYAPPAPARELTVVSADGAPLHVEVHGPEDAPPVVLSHGWTCSTAFWAAQIRDLATDHRVIAYDQRGHGRSPASPACTAQALADDLEAVLAQTLALGEKAVIVGHSMGGMTVMAAAARPRFREHAAAVLLCSTGSSRLVAESRVLPLGAGRVRTWITGRVLGSRAPLGPVTPVAKRILKYATMGAGSAPHMVEACARIVHACPRAVRHAWAAVLESLDLDHGVRELHTPTAIVHGASDRLTPPVHAHALVAALPHCVGLTELAGVGHMTPIEAPGLVTGRIRELVTTYVTAHTTSEATGAGPAQIKEGA